The Bos indicus isolate NIAB-ARS_2022 breed Sahiwal x Tharparkar chromosome 28, NIAB-ARS_B.indTharparkar_mat_pri_1.0, whole genome shotgun sequence genome has a window encoding:
- the LOC139180379 gene encoding translation initiation factor IF-2 → MTKGLGLVLVMGEQGPGFYVATTARRRWRLPPPGRRHGARVFLYEVFSRRRPERRPGGRRARFAYNPGKGPSASRGSRGSLTPREAGGWENPERPDPGERRVRGPRSAPRLRSPRIPEKVRSGPNCGPAGESAPTSREQDWRPGVGGLFRQLSPAAQAGEKVAVRAAEIAPGPRVAPRLCRAELATQNGAPRPPGRPSEADNGRQDPCGVELEGASGPRAPALSPAAQTGIERRLQRNRVSEKQHRRRPDAGPDSGERKEPRGEGVGWRGRLVAASSPRQPDEEKDKRTHFPRRDKRAPARSPPQA, encoded by the exons ATGACCAagggcttggggctggtgctggTGATGGGTGAACAAGGGCCTGGCTTTTACGTCGCGACC ACGGCTCGGAGGCGCTGGAGGCTGCCCCCTCCGGGTAGGCGGCACGGAGCCCGAGTCTTCCTCTACGAAGTCTTCTCCAGGCGGAGGCCTGAGAGGCGTCCCGGAGGTCGCCGGGCCCGCTTTGCGTACAACCCGGGAAAAGGCCCCTCAG CTTCCCGAGGCAGCAGGGGGAGCCTGACGCCGAGGGAGGCCGGTGGCTGGGAGAACCCAGAACGGCCTGACCCTGGGGAGAGGAGAGTTCGGGGTCCGCGCTCAGCGCCGCGACTCCGAAGTCCCAGGATCCCAGAAAAGGTGCGCTCTGGACCAAACTGCGGACCCGCCGGGGAGAGCGCCCCAACAAGCAGAGAGCAGGACTGGCGCCCTGGTGTAGGG GGGCTCTTCAGGCAGCTCAGTCCCGCCGCGCAAGCTGGGGAGAAGGTAGCGGTGCGCGCTGCGGAAATCGCGCCGGGACCGAGGGTCGCGCCGCGACTTTGCCGAGCGGAGCTCGCGACCCAGAACGGCGCTCCGCGTCCACCAGGTCGCCCCAGCGAGGCTGACAATGGGCGCCAGGACCCTTGCGGGGTCGAACTGGAAGGGGCTTCCGGGCCCCGGGCCCCGGCGCTTTCTCCTGCGGCGCAGACTGGGATAGAGCGTAGACTGCAGAGAAATCGGGTTTCGGAAAAGCAGCATCGGCGCCGGCCTGACGCAGGTCCCGACTcgggagagaggaaggagcccCGGGGGGAGGGGGTTGGCTGGAGGGGTCGGCTGGTGGCCGCCTCTAGCCCTCGGCAGCCGGATGAAGAAAAGGATAAGCGAACTCATTTTCCTCGGAGGGACAAGAGGGCTCCAGCGCGCTCTCCTCCCCAGGCCTAG
- the ZNF503 gene encoding zinc finger protein 503 produces MSTAPSLSALRSSKHSGGGGGGSADPAWTSALSGNSSGPGPGSSPAGSTKPFVHAVPPSDPLRQANRLPIKVLKMLTARTGHILHPEYLQPLPSTPVSPIELDAKKSPLALLAQTCSQIGKPDPSPSSKLSSVASNGGGTGGAGGGAGGDKDAKSGPLKLSDIGVEDKSSFKPYSKPGSDKKEPGGGGGGGGGGGGGGGGGVSAEKSGFRVPSATCQPFTPRTGSPSSSASACSPGGMLPSAGGGPDGKDDKKDPEAGGGGGGTKGSGGSSAEGGPTGLAHGRISCGGGINVDVNQHPDGGPGGKALGSDCGGSSGSGSGPSAPTSSSVLGSGLVAPVSPYKPGQTVFPLPPAGMTYPGSLAGAYAGYPPQFLPHGVALDPTKPGSLVGAQLAAAAAGSLGCSKPAGSSPLAGASPPSVMTASLCRDPYCLSYHCASHLAGAAAASASCAHDPAAAAAALKSGYPLVYPTHPLHGVHSSLTAAAAAGATPPSLAGHPLYPYGFMLPNDPLPHICNWVSANGPCDKRFATSEELLSHLRTHTAFPGTDKLLSGYPSSSSLASAAAAAMACHMHIPTSGAPGSPGTLALRSPHHALGLSSRYHPYSKSPLPTPGAPVPVPAATGPYYSPYALYGQRLTTASALGYQ; encoded by the exons ATGAGCACAGCGCCctcgctttctgccttaagaaGCAGTAAGcacagcggcggcggcggcggcggcagtgCGGACCCTGCCTGGACCAGCGCGCTCTCTGGAAATAGCTCCGGCCCCGGCCCAGGCTCGTCCCCGGCCGGCAGCACCAAGCCTTTTGTGCACGCCGTGCCCCCCTCTGACCCTCTCCGCCAGGCTAACCGCCTGCCCATCAAGGTGCTGAAGATGCTGACGGCACGGACTGGCCACATTTTGCACCCTGAGTACCTGCAGCCCCTGCCTTCCACTCCCGTCAGCCCCATAGAG CTCGATGCCAAGAAGAGCCCGCTGGCGCTGTTGGCCCAAACATGCTCGCAGATCGGGAAGCCCGACCCCTCGCCCTCGTCCAAACTCTCCTCAGTGGCCTCCAATGGGGGTGGCACGGGCGGTGCCGGCGGCGGCGCCGGGGGCGACAAGGACGCCAAGTCGGGCCCCCTCAAGCTGAGCGACATCGGCGTGGAAGACAAGTCGAGTTTCAAGCCGTACTCCAAACCCGGCTCGGATAAGAAAGAgccgggaggcggcggcggcggcggaggagggggcggcgggggcggcggcgggggggTTTCGGCGGAGAAGTCCGGATTCCGGGTACCGAGCGCCACCTGCCAGCCATTCACGCCCAGGACAGGCAGCCCAAGCTCCAGCGCCTCGGCCTGCTCGCCAGGAGGCATGCTGCCTTCGGCCGGGGGCGGCCCGGATGGCAAGGACGACAAGAAGGACCCCGAggcgggcggcggcggtggcggcacCAAGGGCTCCGGGGGCTCCTCGGCCGAAGGGGGACCCACGGGGCTGGCGCACGGCCGGATTAGCTGTGGCGGCGGCATCAATGTGGACGTGAACCAGCACCCAGATGGGGGCCCCGGGGGCAAGGCTCTAGGTTCGGACTGCGGCGGCTCATCAGGCTCCGGCTCCGGCCCCAGTGCgcccacctcctcctctgtgtTGGGCTCTGGGCTAGTGGCGCCCGTGTCGCCCTACAAGCCGGGCCAAACAGTGTTCCCTCTGCCTCCCGCGGGCATGACCTACCCAGGGAGCCTGGCTGGGGCCTACGCCGGCTACCCGCCCCAGTTCCTGCCACACGGCGTGGCGCTCGACCCCACCAAGCCTGGCAGCCTAGTTGGGGCTCAGCTGGCGGCGGCTGCAGCGGGCTCTCTGGGCTGCAGCAAGCCCGCCGGCTCAAGCCCCTTGGCCGGAGCGTCACCGCCGTCCGTGATGACAGCCAGTTTGTGCCGGGACCCGTACTGCCTCAGCTACCACTGCGCCAGTCACCTGGCTGGGGCGGCGGCAGCCAGCGCATCGTGCGCTCACGATCCGGCCGCGGCGGCCGCGGCTCTCAAGTCCGGATACCCGCTGGTGTACCCCACGCACCCGCTGCACGGCGTGCACTCATCGCTCACCGCGGCCGCGGCCGCCGGCGCCACACCGCCCTCTCTGGCCGGCCACCCCCTCTACCCCTACGGCTTCATGCTCCCTAACGACCCACTCCCCCACATCTGCAACTGGGTGTCGGCCAACGGGCCTTGCGACAAGCGCTTCGCTACGTCTGAAGAGCTGCTGAGCCACTTGCGGACCCACACGGCCTTCCCCGGGACAGACAAACTGCTGTCGGGCTACCCCAGCTCTTCGTCTCTGGCCAGCGCCGCAGCGGCCGCCATGGCTTGCCACATGCACATCCCCACGTCGGGCGCTCCGGGCAGCCCCGGGACGCTGGCGCTGCGCAGCCCCCACCACGCGCTGGGACTCAGCAGCCGCTACCACCCCTACTCCAAGAGCCCGCTCCCCACGCCCGGTGCCCCCGTGCCCGTGCCCGCCGCCACCGGACCGTACTACTCCCCCTATGCCCTCTACGGACAGAGACTGACCACGGCCTCGGCGCTGGGGTACCAGTGA